Below is a genomic region from Catenuloplanes atrovinosus.
TCCCTCTCGGAGGAGTCGACGCACGACGTCGCCGATCCGGCTGAAGGTGCTGCCAGCACGACCGGCAAGGCCATCGAGGGGCGTTCGCTGCGCCAGATCGCATGGCGGCGGTTCAAGCGTGACAAGGTCGCGATGGCGGGCGGTGCGTTCGTCATCTTCCTGGTGCTCGTCGCGCTCCTCGCCTCCCCGATCGTGAAGCTCATCGGCCACCCGATCGACGAGTTCAACAACGACCTGATCGACCCGACGCTGGGCCTGCCGATCGGCCCGCTCGGCGGCATCAGCGGCGAGCACTGGCTGGGCGTCGAGCCGACCTCCGGCCGGGACGTCTTCAGCCGGGTCATCTACGGCGCGCAGACCTCGATCTTCGTGGCGTTCCTGGCCGCGCTGGTCTCCACGGTGCTCGGCGCGATCCTGGGCCTGGCGGCCGGCTTCGTGGGCGGCTGGGTCGACGCGGTGGTCAGCCGCGTGATGGACTTCCTGCTGGCGTTCCCGCAGCTGCTGTTCTCGATCGCGCTGGTGTCGGTGCTGCCGGACGCGTTCTTCGGCCTGGACGGCCGGGTGTCCCGGATGACCGTGCTGATCGGCGTGATCGGCTTCTTCGGCTGGCCGTACATCGGGCGCATCGTCCGCGGCCAGGTGCTGTCGCTGCGCGAGCGCGAGTTCATCGAGGCGTCGCGCAGCCTGGGCGCCCGCACCGGCCGCATCCTGTTCCGGGAGCTGCTGCCGAACCTGGCGGCGCCGATCCTGGTCTACACCACCCTGATCATCCCGACGAACATCATCACCGAGGCGTCGCTCAGCTTCCTCGGTGTCGGCATCGAGGCGCCCAACCCCTCGTGGGGCGGCATGCTCTACGACGCCAAGAGCTACTACCAGTCGGACCCGATGTACATGATCATCCCCGGCGTGTGCATCTTCATCACCGTGCTGGCCTTCAACCTGTTCGGCGACGGACTCCGCGATGCCCTGGACCCCAAGGCTCACTGACCCGCGCAGCAATCGCACCACCGCAGTACGCGCATCCGTCGCGACCCACGGTCGCACGTCAAGGAGGTAGGCAGCAGTGTCTAGTAAGAGGAAGGCGTTGGTCGCCGCCACGGCGGCCGTCGCCCTGGGACTCACCGCGGCATGCGGTAATACCGGCGGGTCCAACTCGTCGAACGGTGGTGCCAAGAACGCGCAGAACGCGGCGCTCACCGAGGTGCTGAACGTGTCCGACAAGAAGGGCGGCACCCTCGAGCTCTGGAGCTCGCAGGACGTCGACAGCCTCGACCCCGCCCGCGGCTACTACGCGTTCGTGTGGAACCTGAACCGGCTCTACACCCGCACGCTGCTCTCCTACGACGCCAAGCCGGGCGCCGACGGCATGAAGCTGGTGCCGGACCTGGCCACGGCCGAGGCCGTGCTCAGCAACGACGGCAAGACCTACACGTACACGCTGCGTGACGGCCTGAAGTTCGACGACGGTACGCCGATCACGTCGAAGGACATCAAGTACGGCATCGAGCGCATCTTCGCGCAGGACGTCGTCTCCGGCGGCCCGGTCTACCTGATCGAGCAGCTGGACCAGGGTCAGAAGTACCCGGGCCCGTACAAGGACTCGGACCCGAACAAGCTGGGCCTGAAGTCGGTGCAGACGCCGGACGACAAGACCATCGTCTTCAACCTGGCGCAGCCGTACGCGGACTTCCCGTACCTGCTGGCGATGCCGGGCGCGGGCCCGGTGCCGGCCGCCCGGGACACCGGCGCGCAGTACGGCACGAAGCCGGCCTCCTCCGGCCCGTACAAGATCGAGTCGTACGAGCCCGGCAAGGCCATCAAGTGGGTGCGTAACGAGCACTGGGACCAGGCCACGGACCCGCTGCGCAAGGCGCTGCCGGACGCGATCAACATGACGATCACGACCAACGCCGACGACATGGACCAGCGTCTGATCGCCGGCACCG
It encodes:
- a CDS encoding ABC transporter permease, whose protein sequence is MVSGPGASLSEESTHDVADPAEGAASTTGKAIEGRSLRQIAWRRFKRDKVAMAGGAFVIFLVLVALLASPIVKLIGHPIDEFNNDLIDPTLGLPIGPLGGISGEHWLGVEPTSGRDVFSRVIYGAQTSIFVAFLAALVSTVLGAILGLAAGFVGGWVDAVVSRVMDFLLAFPQLLFSIALVSVLPDAFFGLDGRVSRMTVLIGVIGFFGWPYIGRIVRGQVLSLREREFIEASRSLGARTGRILFRELLPNLAAPILVYTTLIIPTNIITEASLSFLGVGIEAPNPSWGGMLYDAKSYYQSDPMYMIIPGVCIFITVLAFNLFGDGLRDALDPKAH
- a CDS encoding ABC transporter substrate-binding protein; translated protein: MSSKRKALVAATAAVALGLTAACGNTGGSNSSNGGAKNAQNAALTEVLNVSDKKGGTLELWSSQDVDSLDPARGYYAFVWNLNRLYTRTLLSYDAKPGADGMKLVPDLATAEAVLSNDGKTYTYTLRDGLKFDDGTPITSKDIKYGIERIFAQDVVSGGPVYLIEQLDQGQKYPGPYKDSDPNKLGLKSVQTPDDKTIVFNLAQPYADFPYLLAMPGAGPVPAARDTGAQYGTKPASSGPYKIESYEPGKAIKWVRNEHWDQATDPLRKALPDAINMTITTNADDMDQRLIAGTADVDAAQTGVQAAARTKILQDETLKANSDTPTTGFIRYAAMSTSVAPFDNVDCRKAVMLASDPTSLQTARGGPIAGGDIGVNMLPPNIPGAEPDYDPYNRKQGKPQVDAAKQALAACGQPNGFSTTIAVRNNKPAEVKTAEALQAALKAVNIDAKIDQIDGAQASSITGSPTVVKQKGYGLIISGWAADYPSGAGYLQPLVDSRYILQNGNFNFAEIKDPSIDALFDQAKTLPPDQAAAVYTQINHKVMEGAYILPFVVDKALNYRNPRLTNVYIHQFWGMYDFQALGVSS